The Prochlorococcus marinus str. MIT 9301 genome window below encodes:
- a CDS encoding IMS domain-containing protein, translating to MELPLDHFRLIGVSPSATSEEILRAFQLRLDKTPDEGFTYEVLTQRSELLRLTADLLTDPESRREYENLLLNGNSGLDFSSNREVAGLILLWESGSAKEAFKITRKALQPPQTPALGSSREADLTLLAALTARDSAIQEQQLRSYSNAADFLHEGIHLLQRMGKLENRRKELEEDLLALLPFRILDLLSRDLNDQESHKKGLSMLENLIIKRGGLEGDNKSVYKDYLNQQDFEAFFQQIKPFLTVQEQIDLFIELQKRGSLEAGFLAFLSLTAIGFSRRKPEKLFEARRILKKLNLSGLDSMPLIGCLDLLLADIDQASARFSSSSDENLQDWLNNYPGNKLEAICTYCKNWLQNDVLVGYRDIDSKDVDLDSWFEDREIQEFIEKLEKKSNRIAIRSNFQNQQVEKETSTKTTEDFDNLLGNIDERRLPWPGGIKQDYENAEIKENEFNEEYFKKKPIEFYNFLIEKIAELKFSFGEFLNDKKIIYQSPYLVYIYAFLILFAFGIGIGFLRNNFKKSIQEEVIAEKPLISKDKNQKISEKNIIQEIKKNPSSKLNSIPEKSTSIISYEFKELNSPSPSLEDIRNLINGWLLSKSNYLAGKSEINLSKIVSKGLIDRTIEERENDIKKGIYKEINSQIRKIDLESQTSSRIVVLVELNYLERIVKNSGEFVNETSLTPLKVRYILGFSNKSWKLVDFVSGL from the coding sequence TTGGAACTTCCTTTAGATCATTTTCGTTTAATTGGCGTAAGCCCCTCTGCAACTTCTGAGGAAATTTTAAGGGCGTTTCAATTGCGGTTAGATAAAACACCCGATGAAGGCTTTACTTATGAAGTTTTAACTCAAAGATCTGAGTTGCTTCGCCTCACTGCCGATCTACTTACAGATCCAGAAAGCAGAAGAGAATACGAAAACTTGTTATTAAATGGGAATTCTGGATTGGATTTTTCCTCAAATAGAGAAGTAGCAGGATTAATACTACTTTGGGAATCAGGTTCAGCAAAAGAAGCTTTTAAAATCACGAGAAAAGCATTGCAGCCCCCGCAAACTCCTGCTTTAGGAAGTAGTAGAGAAGCTGATTTAACATTATTGGCTGCTTTAACAGCTAGAGATTCTGCAATTCAAGAACAACAACTAAGATCCTATTCGAATGCCGCAGATTTTTTACATGAAGGTATACATCTTCTACAAAGAATGGGAAAGCTTGAGAATAGAAGAAAAGAACTTGAAGAGGACTTGCTTGCTTTGCTTCCTTTCAGAATCCTAGATCTACTTAGTAGGGATCTAAATGATCAAGAGTCTCATAAAAAAGGGTTAAGTATGTTGGAAAATTTAATAATCAAAAGAGGTGGTTTAGAAGGTGATAATAAATCTGTATATAAAGATTATTTAAATCAGCAAGATTTTGAAGCTTTTTTTCAACAAATTAAGCCATTCTTGACGGTGCAAGAACAGATTGATTTGTTTATTGAATTACAAAAAAGAGGATCATTAGAAGCAGGATTTTTAGCTTTTCTATCCTTAACAGCTATTGGTTTTTCTAGAAGAAAGCCAGAAAAATTATTTGAAGCGAGGAGAATTTTAAAGAAACTAAATTTATCCGGTCTTGATTCAATGCCTTTAATTGGTTGTTTAGATTTGCTTTTAGCTGATATTGACCAGGCCTCTGCAAGGTTTTCAAGTAGTTCTGATGAAAATTTACAAGATTGGCTTAATAATTATCCTGGTAATAAGTTAGAAGCGATTTGTACTTACTGTAAAAATTGGCTACAGAATGATGTTTTAGTTGGGTATAGAGACATTGACTCAAAAGACGTGGATTTAGATTCTTGGTTTGAAGATAGGGAAATTCAAGAATTTATTGAAAAATTAGAAAAGAAATCAAATAGAATTGCAATTAGGTCAAATTTTCAAAACCAACAGGTTGAGAAGGAAACCTCTACAAAAACGACTGAAGATTTTGATAATTTGTTGGGTAATATTGATGAAAGGAGATTACCTTGGCCTGGTGGTATAAAACAAGATTATGAAAATGCTGAGATTAAAGAAAACGAATTCAATGAGGAATACTTTAAGAAAAAACCAATAGAGTTTTATAATTTTTTAATTGAAAAAATTGCAGAATTAAAGTTTAGTTTTGGGGAATTTTTGAATGATAAAAAGATTATTTATCAGTCGCCTTATTTAGTTTATATTTATGCATTTTTGATCTTATTTGCATTTGGCATTGGGATTGGATTTTTAAGAAATAATTTTAAAAAATCAATTCAGGAGGAAGTTATTGCTGAAAAACCTTTAATTTCCAAAGATAAAAATCAAAAGATTAGTGAGAAAAATATTATTCAAGAAATAAAAAAAAATCCTTCAAGTAAATTGAATTCTATTCCTGAGAAGTCTACTTCAATTATTTCCTATGAATTCAAAGAACTTAATTCCCCTTCACCTTCTCTTGAAGATATTAGGAATTTAATTAATGGATGGCTTCTAAGCAAAAGCAATTACTTGGCGGGAAAGAGTGAAATTAATCTTTCAAAGATTGTTAGTAAAGGTTTGATTGATCGAACAATAGAAGAGAGAGAAAACGATATCAAGAAGGGAATTTATAAAGAAATTAATTCCCAAATACGTAAGATTGATTTGGAATCACAAACTTCATCGCGGATTGTTGTTTTGGTTGAATTAAATTATCTAGAGAGAATAGTAAAAAATTCTGGCGAATTTGTTAATGAAACATCCTTGACTCCCCTTAAAGTTAGATATATTTTAGGGTTTTCAAATAAATCATGGAAATTGGTTGATTTCGTGAGCGGCTTGTAA
- a CDS encoding bifunctional ADP-dependent NAD(P)H-hydrate dehydratase/NAD(P)H-hydrate epimerase, which produces MNEIVWPTIDSKHLIVDSKQMLIVEKEMFSDGMPQEALMEKAGIQISRWLLKKKPLLKNGITVFIGPGHNGGDGAVIARELFLKGFYVQVWCPFPIKKTLTNDHLNYLTSIGVTKLVEPPDANGKDLWIDAVFGNNQTRKVDDRLIKLFNQKFHNKYSKVISIDIPTGLCPDKGQPFLDKAVKADYTLAIGLNKIGLTQDSALPFIGELHHIDVGVPISKLSKVDKKIFKVTYKDLKNIDLPSLPKNSNKYKRGRTLLIAGSEKYPGAAYLALKGAISSGAGYVSAVLPEVVAESIWQVAPEIVLKDIMQSNQNGNASLFGALKNIDLSAFDSVAVGPGIGIDNDDWQKSKDYLLDYGGLLILDADALNRISESKLGANFFLERKFKTWITPHSKEFRRLFPNINSSTNLGLALDAAKEFNIGILFKGANSIVADSKKVWQLFGTDSQTARAGLGDLLSGFIAGSSAIDLTFCRNITAEYFAKYVLLHSFAASKCKKGSNASAIGDELSKLMRNKKMRQIS; this is translated from the coding sequence ATGAATGAAATTGTATGGCCAACAATTGATTCTAAACATTTAATTGTTGATTCAAAGCAAATGTTGATAGTAGAGAAAGAAATGTTTTCTGATGGAATGCCACAAGAAGCATTGATGGAAAAAGCTGGTATCCAAATTAGTAGATGGCTTCTAAAAAAGAAACCTCTTCTCAAGAATGGAATAACTGTTTTTATAGGTCCTGGGCATAATGGCGGGGATGGTGCAGTGATAGCTAGAGAGCTTTTTTTGAAAGGTTTTTATGTTCAAGTATGGTGTCCATTCCCGATAAAAAAAACACTAACAAATGACCACCTTAATTATCTTACATCTATTGGTGTCACAAAATTAGTAGAGCCTCCTGATGCAAATGGGAAAGATCTTTGGATTGATGCAGTTTTTGGTAATAATCAAACAAGAAAAGTCGATGATAGATTAATTAAACTGTTTAATCAAAAATTTCATAACAAATATAGCAAGGTAATAAGTATTGATATTCCAACAGGATTATGTCCTGATAAAGGACAGCCTTTTTTAGATAAAGCTGTAAAGGCAGACTATACCTTGGCAATTGGTCTTAATAAGATTGGGTTAACTCAAGATTCTGCATTGCCTTTTATTGGAGAATTGCACCATATAGATGTTGGGGTACCTATTAGTAAACTGTCAAAAGTTGATAAAAAGATTTTTAAGGTTACTTACAAAGATTTAAAAAATATTGATTTACCTTCTTTACCAAAAAATTCCAACAAATATAAAAGAGGTAGAACATTATTAATAGCTGGAAGTGAAAAATATCCTGGCGCTGCATACTTAGCATTAAAAGGCGCGATATCAAGTGGAGCAGGTTATGTCTCCGCTGTCCTTCCTGAGGTAGTTGCTGAATCTATTTGGCAAGTTGCTCCAGAAATAGTTTTAAAGGATATTATGCAGTCTAATCAGAATGGAAATGCATCTTTATTTGGTGCATTAAAAAATATTGATTTAAGTGCATTTGATTCAGTAGCTGTCGGCCCAGGAATAGGAATTGATAATGATGATTGGCAAAAATCAAAAGACTATCTTTTGGATTATGGAGGGTTATTGATCTTGGATGCAGATGCACTTAATAGAATTTCGGAATCTAAGTTAGGGGCAAATTTCTTTTTAGAGAGAAAATTTAAAACATGGATTACACCTCATAGCAAAGAATTTCGAAGGTTATTCCCTAATATCAATTCTTCTACCAATTTAGGGCTAGCTCTTGATGCAGCAAAAGAATTTAACATTGGTATTTTATTTAAGGGAGCTAATAGCATAGTTGCTGATAGTAAAAAAGTTTGGCAACTTTTCGGAACCGATTCACAGACAGCTCGAGCTGGATTAGGTGATCTTTTATCTGGATTTATAGCAGGGAGTTCTGCGATTGATTTAACCTTTTGTAGAAACATAACAGCAGAATATTTTGCTAAATACGTACTTTTGCATTCATTTGCTGCATCAAAGTGCAAAAAAGGGTCAAATGCATCTGCTATTGGTGACGAATTGTCAAAATTAATGAGAAATAAAAAAATGAGACAAATATCTTGA
- the ffh gene encoding signal recognition particle protein: MFDELSSRFEDAVKGLRGEAKISENNINDALKEVKRALLDADVSLSVVKEFITDVKDKAIGEEVVRGVNPGQKFIEVVNKELIKIMGNENSPLNENENSPTVILMAGLQGAGKTTATGKLGLYLKEKDKKVLLVAADIYRPAAVEQLKTLGSQYELEVFSAKEKNSKPEEIAKEALNFANENDFNSIIIDTAGRLQIDDSMMSEMVRIKEVSNPDEVLLVVDSMIGQEAADLTKSFHEKVGITGAILTKLDGDSRGGAALSIRKISGKPIKFIGVGEKIEALQPFHPERMASRILGMGDVLTLVEKAQKEVELADAEAMQKKLQEATFDFNDFVKQMRLIKRMGSLGGLIKLIPGMNKIDDGMIKDGEDQLKKIESMISSMTLEEKQKPEVLAAQPSRRQRIAQGSGYEAKDVDKVLADFQRMRGFMKQMSNGGMPGMGGMPGMGGMPGMGGMPGMGGMPGMGGMPGMGGVSGNKPMKKQKNNKKKKGFADL, encoded by the coding sequence ATGTTTGATGAACTCTCGTCACGCTTTGAAGACGCAGTAAAGGGTTTAAGAGGCGAAGCAAAAATTAGTGAAAATAATATTAACGATGCCTTGAAGGAGGTAAAAAGAGCACTCCTTGATGCAGATGTAAGTTTGTCCGTAGTTAAAGAGTTTATAACAGATGTTAAAGATAAAGCTATTGGAGAAGAAGTAGTTAGAGGTGTAAACCCTGGTCAAAAATTTATAGAAGTTGTAAATAAAGAATTGATTAAAATTATGGGGAATGAAAATTCTCCATTAAACGAAAATGAAAATAGTCCTACAGTCATTTTGATGGCTGGACTTCAGGGAGCGGGTAAAACAACTGCAACAGGAAAATTAGGACTTTATTTAAAGGAAAAAGATAAAAAAGTTCTTTTGGTTGCTGCAGATATTTATCGACCAGCTGCTGTAGAGCAGCTTAAAACATTGGGAAGTCAATATGAATTAGAAGTTTTTTCAGCTAAAGAAAAAAATAGCAAACCAGAAGAAATAGCAAAGGAAGCATTGAATTTTGCTAACGAAAATGATTTTAATTCGATAATTATTGATACCGCAGGAAGACTACAAATTGATGATTCCATGATGAGTGAAATGGTTCGAATAAAAGAAGTTTCTAATCCTGATGAGGTTTTGCTTGTTGTTGATTCAATGATTGGGCAAGAAGCTGCAGACTTAACAAAGTCATTTCATGAAAAAGTAGGAATCACAGGGGCGATATTAACTAAGTTGGATGGTGACTCAAGAGGCGGAGCTGCTTTATCAATAAGAAAAATAAGTGGTAAACCAATCAAATTTATAGGTGTAGGTGAAAAAATAGAAGCTCTTCAACCATTTCATCCAGAGAGAATGGCTAGCAGAATTTTAGGGATGGGCGATGTATTGACACTTGTTGAAAAAGCACAAAAAGAAGTTGAACTTGCTGATGCAGAAGCGATGCAAAAGAAACTTCAAGAAGCGACTTTCGACTTTAATGATTTTGTAAAGCAAATGAGATTAATTAAAAGAATGGGTTCACTTGGTGGATTGATTAAATTGATTCCTGGAATGAATAAAATAGATGATGGGATGATAAAAGATGGAGAAGATCAACTTAAGAAAATAGAATCTATGATCTCGTCAATGACTCTTGAGGAGAAACAAAAACCCGAAGTTCTTGCCGCTCAACCTTCAAGAAGACAAAGGATCGCCCAAGGTAGCGGCTATGAAGCAAAGGATGTAGATAAAGTATTAGCTGATTTTCAAAGAATGAGAGGTTTTATGAAACAAATGTCTAATGGAGGAATGCCAGGAATGGGAGGAATGCCAGGAATGGGAGGAATGCCAGGAATGGGAGGAATGCCAGGAATGGGAGGAATGCCAGGAATGGGAGGAATGCCAGGAATGGGAGGTGTGAGTGGTAACAAGCCAATGAAAAAACAAAAAAATAATAAAAAGAAAAAAGGTTTTGCCGATTTATAG
- the rpsP gene encoding 30S ribosomal protein S16: MIKLRLKRFGKKKEASFRIVACNSTSRRDGRPLQELGFYNPRTKETRLDTEALRTRLTQGAQPTNVVRTLLEKGGLLEKTERPSIAIGKARLEKEKLAKAKTKDGDNDSSKAESESNEAET; encoded by the coding sequence ATGATTAAATTGCGCCTTAAGCGCTTTGGAAAGAAAAAAGAGGCAAGTTTCAGAATTGTTGCATGCAATAGTACTTCCAGAAGAGATGGTAGACCTCTACAAGAACTAGGTTTTTATAATCCAAGAACTAAGGAAACCAGGCTTGACACAGAAGCTTTAAGAACAAGACTTACTCAAGGTGCTCAGCCAACTAATGTTGTGAGAACTTTATTAGAAAAGGGAGGGTTATTAGAAAAAACAGAAAGACCCTCTATCGCAATTGGTAAAGCAAGGTTAGAGAAGGAAAAATTAGCTAAGGCTAAAACTAAAGATGGAGACAATGATAGTAGTAAAGCTGAAAGCGAGAGCAATGAAGCTGAAACCTAG
- the pdhA gene encoding pyruvate dehydrogenase (acetyl-transferring) E1 component subunit alpha: MLTNQNFVKVLFLETHVERISNLQDIKKAELDRATGLFLYEDMTLGRRFEDKCAEMYYRGKMFGFVHLYNGQEAISTGVIGAMKKKHDWFCSTYRDHVHALSAGVPSFEVMSELFGKATGCSKGRGGSMHLFSREHHLLGGYAFIGEGIPVALGAAFSSKYKKEVAGNSDSDAVTAAFFGDGTCNNGQFFECLNMAQLWKLPIIFVVENNKWAIGMAHDRATSNPEIWRKASAFGMHGEEVDGMDVLAVRGAAQRAIERARAGEGPTLLECLTYRYRGHSLADPDELRSEKEKEFWGKRDPIKKLAKEIIDGKFATEEELKVIEKKIDAEISESVKNAIEAPEPPSEELTKYIWAED; this comes from the coding sequence ATGTTAACAAATCAAAACTTCGTTAAGGTATTATTCTTGGAAACACATGTAGAGAGAATCTCAAATCTTCAAGACATAAAAAAAGCCGAATTAGATCGAGCAACTGGATTATTTCTTTATGAAGACATGACGCTTGGTCGTAGGTTTGAAGATAAGTGTGCAGAAATGTATTACAGGGGGAAAATGTTTGGTTTCGTCCATTTATATAACGGTCAAGAGGCTATAAGCACCGGAGTAATTGGCGCTATGAAAAAGAAACATGATTGGTTTTGTAGTACCTATCGCGATCATGTTCATGCACTAAGTGCGGGGGTTCCCTCATTTGAAGTAATGAGTGAACTTTTTGGTAAAGCTACTGGATGTAGTAAAGGCCGAGGTGGATCCATGCATTTATTTTCAAGAGAGCATCACTTACTAGGAGGATATGCATTTATTGGAGAGGGAATTCCAGTTGCCTTAGGGGCAGCCTTTTCAAGTAAATACAAAAAAGAAGTTGCTGGTAATAGTGATAGTGATGCGGTAACTGCAGCATTCTTTGGGGATGGGACTTGCAATAATGGGCAGTTTTTTGAATGTTTAAATATGGCCCAGTTATGGAAATTACCCATAATTTTTGTTGTTGAAAATAATAAATGGGCTATTGGTATGGCTCATGATAGAGCTACTAGTAACCCAGAAATCTGGAGAAAAGCGTCTGCTTTTGGTATGCACGGCGAGGAAGTTGATGGAATGGATGTGTTAGCAGTGAGAGGAGCAGCACAAAGAGCAATTGAGCGAGCTAGAGCAGGAGAAGGTCCCACACTCTTAGAATGTTTGACTTATAGATACAGAGGCCATTCTCTTGCAGATCCAGATGAATTAAGGTCTGAAAAAGAGAAGGAGTTTTGGGGGAAAAGAGATCCCATTAAGAAATTAGCCAAAGAAATTATTGACGGTAAATTCGCAACGGAAGAAGAATTAAAAGTTATTGAAAAGAAAATTGATGCAGAGATATCTGAGTCAGTTAAAAATGCTATTGAAGCTCCCGAACCACCTTCAGAAGAATTAACCAAATATATTTGGGCAGAAGATTAG
- the era gene encoding GTPase Era has protein sequence MANYRSGFVTLLGRPNVGKSTLINKLIGEKITITSPIAQTTRNKLKGILTTDNGQIIFVDTPGVHKPHHRLGEILVKNAKSAINGVDMVIFVIDSSEEPGRGDEYILNFLISNKTEFIVALNKWDLVNKEFRNLRLDQYRRFFGINRNFQIVSASQGEGCSELVDMALNFLPEGPKLYGEETICDQPLDNLLSDLVREQVLKNTREEVPHSVAVKIEKMEEMKRKNGKVFTAILATIIVERSTQKGILIGKKGSMLKMIGQSARANMSKLIDCPVHLELFVKVIPNWRKKESRLIEFGYEEDF, from the coding sequence TTGGCCAATTATAGATCTGGGTTTGTAACTTTACTAGGAAGGCCAAATGTTGGTAAATCTACTTTAATAAATAAATTGATTGGAGAAAAAATAACAATTACTTCTCCAATAGCGCAAACTACTAGAAATAAATTAAAAGGAATACTTACTACAGACAATGGACAAATAATTTTTGTTGATACCCCAGGTGTTCATAAACCTCATCATCGACTTGGTGAGATATTAGTAAAAAACGCAAAATCTGCAATTAATGGAGTTGATATGGTGATTTTTGTAATTGATTCAAGTGAAGAACCTGGTAGAGGTGATGAATATATTTTGAACTTTCTAATCTCAAATAAAACTGAGTTTATTGTGGCATTAAATAAGTGGGATTTGGTTAATAAAGAATTTAGGAATTTAAGATTAGATCAATATAGAAGATTTTTTGGAATTAATAGAAACTTTCAAATTGTAAGTGCTTCTCAAGGAGAGGGATGTTCTGAACTAGTCGATATGGCACTTAATTTTCTTCCAGAGGGACCAAAACTTTATGGCGAAGAGACGATTTGCGACCAACCATTAGATAACTTATTATCTGATTTAGTGAGAGAGCAGGTATTAAAAAATACAAGAGAAGAGGTACCTCATAGTGTGGCAGTAAAGATAGAAAAGATGGAGGAAATGAAAAGAAAAAATGGCAAAGTTTTTACAGCTATTTTGGCTACTATTATTGTTGAAAGATCAACTCAAAAAGGCATTCTTATTGGAAAGAAAGGTTCAATGTTAAAAATGATTGGTCAGTCAGCAAGAGCAAATATGTCAAAATTAATTGATTGTCCAGTTCACTTAGAGTTGTTTGTGAAAGTTATTCCAAATTGGAGAAAAAAAGAATCAAGGTTAATTGAGTTTGGTTATGAGGAAGATTTCTAG
- a CDS encoding PhoH family protein: MREVSKTGHFTIDLPSSDAATALSGPGNSFLKKFESLTGVSLTIRGLQLEMNGVISKIERASALVELTRPIWEQGLEVPEVDLKAALSSLNMGESSSHAELGKKILARSKEGRFLRPRTIRQKEYVESIENFDLTFAIGPAGTGKTFLATVCAARLLNEKKIEKIVLTRPAVEAGESLGFLPGDLQQKVDPYLRPLYDSLHSIFGFDRTNSLIDKGIIEVAPLAFMRGRTLDNSLIILDEAQNTTCSQMRMFLTRLGERSKMVVNGDITQIDLKKDQESGLIEASRIFSETEGIKFCYLNIEDVVRHPLVQKIIEAYQ; the protein is encoded by the coding sequence ATGAGGGAAGTTTCCAAAACTGGTCACTTCACAATAGATTTGCCAAGCTCTGATGCTGCCACAGCATTATCTGGTCCTGGGAATTCTTTTTTAAAAAAGTTTGAGTCACTCACAGGTGTATCACTAACTATTAGAGGTTTACAACTTGAGATGAACGGTGTCATATCTAAAATTGAGAGAGCCTCAGCATTGGTAGAACTTACAAGACCAATTTGGGAACAAGGGTTAGAGGTACCAGAGGTAGATCTTAAAGCTGCTTTAAGTTCTTTAAATATGGGCGAATCGTCTTCGCATGCTGAACTTGGAAAAAAAATTCTTGCGCGTTCCAAAGAAGGAAGATTTTTAAGACCAAGAACTATAAGGCAAAAAGAATATGTTGAATCCATTGAAAACTTTGATCTTACATTCGCAATTGGCCCAGCTGGTACTGGTAAGACATTTTTAGCAACTGTTTGCGCGGCAAGGCTATTGAACGAGAAAAAAATTGAAAAAATTGTTTTAACCAGACCTGCTGTAGAAGCTGGTGAAAGTTTGGGATTTCTACCTGGTGATTTGCAACAAAAAGTAGATCCATATTTAAGACCGTTATATGATTCTTTACATAGTATTTTCGGGTTTGATAGGACAAATTCTTTAATTGATAAGGGAATTATTGAAGTTGCTCCTTTGGCATTTATGAGAGGAAGAACTTTAGACAATTCTTTGATTATCTTGGATGAAGCACAAAATACTACTTGCTCTCAAATGAGAATGTTTTTGACCAGATTAGGAGAGAGATCAAAAATGGTTGTAAACGGAGATATTACACAAATTGATTTAAAAAAAGATCAGGAAAGCGGCCTCATTGAAGCATCGAGAATTTTCTCTGAAACTGAAGGTATAAAATTTTGTTATTTAAATATTGAAGATGTAGTTCGTCATCCTTTAGTTCAGAAAATTATTGAGGCTTATCAATAA
- a CDS encoding Bax inhibitor-1/YccA family protein: MPASSNFNQAIREAQTSSIVGPNVVQKALPYVGGGMVLTSLGVLAGVSLIATNPGLFQPLSIVALIAELILFFIATSAANNANNAKALPLLTGFSLLTGFTLSGIVALAIGTIGIGSVGTAALATGITFVIASYTGQRMSDSVGQALSGVVGLGLIGLLIAMFVQLIGGFFAPGVFGGSGLELIIAGFGTVLFVAMSFVDFYTMPRRYNDDQYLAGALGMYLTYINLFVFILRLMIALQGGGRRD; the protein is encoded by the coding sequence ATGCCAGCAAGTAGTAATTTCAATCAAGCTATTCGTGAAGCACAAACAAGTTCAATTGTTGGACCTAATGTTGTTCAAAAAGCTCTACCTTATGTAGGTGGAGGTATGGTTCTTACTTCTTTAGGGGTTTTAGCAGGTGTCTCACTCATAGCAACAAATCCTGGGCTTTTTCAGCCTCTTTCAATAGTTGCATTAATTGCTGAATTGATTTTGTTTTTTATAGCCACAAGTGCTGCAAATAATGCAAATAATGCGAAGGCCCTACCCCTTTTGACAGGATTTAGTCTGTTAACTGGGTTTACCTTAAGTGGAATAGTTGCTTTAGCAATAGGAACAATTGGTATTGGTTCGGTTGGAACAGCTGCTTTAGCCACAGGTATAACTTTCGTTATCGCCTCTTACACTGGCCAAAGAATGAGTGATAGTGTTGGTCAAGCACTAAGCGGAGTAGTTGGTCTTGGATTGATAGGTCTCCTCATAGCAATGTTTGTCCAATTAATTGGAGGATTCTTTGCCCCAGGTGTTTTTGGAGGTTCAGGACTCGAATTGATAATTGCAGGATTTGGAACTGTCTTATTTGTTGCAATGTCTTTCGTTGATTTCTATACAATGCCAAGAAGATATAATGATGATCAATACCTTGCAGGAGCTTTGGGTATGTACCTAACTTATATAAATCTTTTTGTTTTTATATTGAGATTAATGATTGCATTACAAGGCGGTGGAAGAAGAGACTAA
- a CDS encoding RpoD/SigA family RNA polymerase sigma factor, translating to MISSLPTQAEPPKRRSNDPISWYLQNIGRVPLLTPAEEIELGNQVQKMMILTEDGQLNEKTNEFTTQQKRTIKIGRRAKERMMKANLRLVVSVAKKYQGKGLELLDLVQEGSLGLERAVEKFDPTRGYKFSTYAFWWIRQSMTRAIACQSRTIRLPVHLSERLASIRKVSRDLAHKLGAMPSRIEIAEAMEIDVEELDSVLRQALSTSSLDAPVNGDDGRSFLGDLIADSNNEEPLDQVEQKMHQEQLGKWLSHLSEQEQHVLKLRFGLDANERHTLAEIGRLLEVSRERVRQVELKALRKLRNLTRKLPSSI from the coding sequence ATGATTTCATCATTACCAACACAAGCAGAACCGCCTAAAAGGAGAAGCAATGATCCTATTAGCTGGTATTTGCAAAATATCGGTAGAGTTCCTTTATTAACACCTGCCGAGGAGATTGAGTTGGGTAATCAAGTCCAGAAGATGATGATTCTTACAGAAGATGGACAATTAAATGAAAAGACTAATGAATTTACAACTCAGCAAAAAAGAACAATAAAAATTGGTCGAAGAGCTAAAGAAAGAATGATGAAAGCTAATTTAAGATTAGTTGTCAGTGTTGCAAAAAAATATCAAGGTAAAGGACTGGAACTTCTTGATTTAGTACAAGAAGGTTCTCTTGGGTTGGAGAGGGCTGTTGAAAAATTTGATCCGACAAGGGGGTATAAGTTTTCTACATACGCTTTTTGGTGGATTAGACAGAGTATGACAAGAGCAATTGCTTGTCAATCAAGAACAATTCGTTTACCTGTTCACTTAAGTGAAAGGTTAGCTTCAATTAGAAAAGTTAGTAGAGATTTGGCTCATAAACTTGGTGCTATGCCCAGCAGGATTGAAATTGCAGAGGCTATGGAAATTGATGTAGAAGAATTGGATTCTGTCTTAAGACAAGCTTTATCGACAAGTAGTTTAGATGCTCCAGTAAATGGCGATGACGGCAGAAGCTTTTTAGGTGATTTAATTGCTGATAGTAATAATGAAGAACCTTTAGATCAAGTTGAACAAAAAATGCATCAAGAGCAACTTGGTAAGTGGTTAAGTCATTTGAGCGAGCAAGAACAACATGTTCTCAAATTAAGATTTGGGCTTGATGCAAATGAGAGACACACACTTGCTGAAATTGGAAGATTATTAGAAGTTTCCAGAGAAAGAGTAAGACAAGTTGAACTTAAGGCGCTAAGAAAATTAAGGAATTTAACTAGAAAATTACCTAGCAGTATTTAA